One Bdellovibrio bacteriovorus str. Tiberius DNA segment encodes these proteins:
- a CDS encoding LysR family transcriptional regulator, which translates to MTLDQLQVLQTIVKSGSFRAASQELHRAQSAVSYAMRTLEGELGFKIFSRDQYRPTLTPQGRAFLKKADDLILQFDELGETAELLKRGHEPIIRLAVSALWPLPNLVSALKEFSSRFPQTEIKIIHDVLSADEHLLEDHADISLGTIFNDKGLLITEELFTVNMVMVCSAKHPLAKLKKATTEDLKRYPQIVLSSTVKSSNRSGGVVNPANTISVQDLQTKKAFLEGGLGYGRMPDFAVKEEIKQKSLVTLGLKPIPLHAAIGRHASKELGPCGKFIWDYFSRGQGKKLK; encoded by the coding sequence ATGACACTGGATCAACTGCAAGTACTTCAAACCATAGTTAAATCGGGAAGCTTCCGGGCTGCTTCCCAGGAACTGCATCGCGCGCAAAGCGCGGTCAGCTATGCCATGCGCACCCTTGAAGGTGAGCTGGGCTTTAAAATCTTCAGCCGTGACCAGTACCGCCCGACATTGACCCCGCAGGGTCGCGCTTTCTTAAAGAAAGCCGATGACCTGATCCTTCAGTTCGATGAACTGGGGGAAACTGCAGAATTATTGAAAAGAGGACATGAACCGATCATCCGTCTGGCCGTCAGCGCTCTGTGGCCCCTCCCGAATTTGGTCAGTGCGCTGAAGGAATTCTCCTCCCGCTTCCCCCAGACGGAGATCAAAATTATCCACGATGTTCTGAGTGCCGATGAACATTTGCTGGAGGATCATGCCGACATTTCCCTGGGCACGATTTTCAACGATAAAGGGCTTCTCATCACTGAGGAGCTTTTCACTGTGAACATGGTGATGGTCTGCTCTGCCAAGCATCCGCTGGCGAAGCTGAAAAAAGCCACCACCGAGGATCTGAAGAGATATCCTCAGATTGTTCTTTCCAGCACGGTGAAAAGCTCCAACCGCTCCGGAGGAGTTGTGAATCCCGCCAACACCATCAGCGTTCAGGATCTGCAGACGAAGAAGGCCTTCTTAGAGGGCGGCTTGGGTTACGGACGCATGCCTGATTTCGCAGTTAAAGAGGAAATCAAGCAAAAATCCCTCGTGACACTGGGATTAAAACCCATTCCCCTGCACGCCGCTATTGGTCGACATGCTTCCAAGGAGCTTGGCCCCTGCGGCAAATTCATCTGGGACTATTTTTCACGTGGACAAGGCAAGAAGCTAAAATAG